The nucleotide sequence CGGCATCACCTACAAACAACAATTCACTGTCTAAAGATAGCTGCCACACTGACAACGAGGCATTCAGCGTTTCATCAATAAAGCCCCGCAGACCGGCTTCAACCCCCGTTGAACGAACCAGCGGATCTACCCCGTCTACAGCATCGCCAGAACTAGGGTCTACGTGAATGGTGGTGCCCCTGGCATCGTTAGAGTGTAACCCTTGCCCTGCTGACCCATACAGTTCCCATTCGGGGGTCAAAGTGTATACCGCACTGGCTTTTAACGACGTGATGTCATCACTGGCCGTACCGCTATTCGGTGATAAATCAACGCCATTTGCATTAACACCGGCTAAGTCTTGCACGTCAAAATCAAAATAATCGTAACGCAAGCCAAGCACTGTGCGTAAGTTTTGTGTCCAGTAGGTTTGGTTATTCACATAAACACCCACACTCGACTCTGTTACCTCGTCACGACGAATGACGCCCAAACGCTGTCGGGCTTGCGTGTGATACAAACCCACTTCATCGATATCATCTATTCGCACTTGCGTGCCAATAGTGGTGGTAGAGGGCTGGCCAAATAGGGTGTGATCTTGCCAATAACTGACCTCACCGCCATATACAGTGCGGTCGTCCACTTGTTCAAACTGGTCGCCATTTTCAGGGTCATCAAGAAAATACGTAAAATTGGACCACAAGTTCATGCTGTACGACATCACATAAGCATTTGCGACCACGTTGTCGCCGCGCCAATTCGCGCAAAGACTGTAACGATCCGATTGCCCTCCCACAGTGGTATCTAAAGACCCTAATTCATCAATTAGCCCGCTTTCTACTGCGCGCTCGGGGATTTGATCAGCGCTGTTCCAGCTGTTGTCATAACCCATAAAGGTGAGGCTGAATTCGCCCTTTTCTTGCTTATTCACCCATTTGGCTAACACATTGGTTTTATCCACGTCTTCGTCAATATCGCTCCAGGGGCCATCGTAGGTATTGCGTTCACCCGCCAAAACGACGCGGTTTGTGTCATTAATGGTGACATCTCCTAAGCCAACTAACCGTAGAAAGTTATCTTCTCCAACTGTCGCACTCATGAGAGGGGTAGAGGCCTGGTTAATGGTCGTTAACGTTGCACTACCGGCACCACTGAAGTCGCCTACGTCAGCGTAGTACACGCCCTTTTTATAGTTGAGAGACTGCACGGCTTCTGGGATAACAAAATTAAGGTCGGTGTAGCCTTGCCCATGACCATGGGTGCGCATATTCACCGGCATGCCATCAACAAAAGTGGCAAAGTCAGTGCCATGATCTAAATTGAAACCGCGTAAAAAATATTGATTCGCTTTGCCCGTGCCGCTGTGCTGTGTCACGACCATGCCCGGAATGAACTCCAGTATTTCACCGGTGCGTAAAATTGGGCGTAGTTGAATTTCTTCCTGGCCCACAACCCCTTGCGATGCTGAAATAGCTTCTCCCACTAAGCTAACTTGTCGGCCAGACACGGTGACTTTTTCAATATCATGGCTGTTGCCTTCGTGAGCATTAGCTTGTAAAGCGGCAAGAACAAGCAGAGCTATGGGCGTTTTTTTCACAATAGTTCCTTAATGGGTATACGTTAATTGGGCACTTTCTGGTAACGTGCATTTTTGTATTATTACTGCCTTTACTAAAACCTATAAGAGGTCGGTGTTCGTGAAAGAGCTTTATCGGGGATTAAGTCAGTGGCTAGGCGGAAAACCTTCGCAACACAGCCTCCCTGCATTAGGTGGGCGTGAAATAGACGTCCTTAAGGTGTTGTGGCAACACGGAGAGCTAAGTGCTCAGGAAGTGCTTACCTTTTTTGCTAATGAGCAACTCTCGCTGAGTACAATGCAAAGTACGCTGGAACGCTTGTTTCGTAAAAATATGCTTACCCGCTACAAGCAGGGGCGCTCGTACCGCTATGCGCCAGCATTATCTCAAAGCACCGTGGTCAGCCGCTTGATGGGGGAAATTGCCGACCAGTTAGGTAATGGTGAATCCCAGGTGATAGTCAGTGGTTTCATGTCGTATATTGAAGGGCAAACGTCAAAAGAAGAGGCAGAAAAGCTGTCTTCTTACCTTCCTTCTCATGAGGAGAAGGATGACTGATACGAGTTTTCTCGCCCATCTCGCCTCCTGGCTGTTACTGTCATTACTCTTATCTTGGTGCGTGGCGGGATGTTGGCGGGTAGCAAACACACAACGTGTGCCGTTTTCACCAGATGTACAAGTAAAACTGCTTTTTACTTTAGTGTGGCTTCCCTTTGCTTGTGCGGCATTTAGCCTTATTATTAATGAACTGCCCCCTATAAGCCGCTATTTAGTGGGTGAACATTGCCATGAAAGTCATTGTGGGCCTCATGACTTATACATACCCACGTCATCGACTTTAGGTGCGGGGGTGTTAGCCTTTGCCATTGGTTTGCTGTGTGTCACTATTGTGATGATGGCGCGCCAATTGTACCTGAATAAACGCTTTCACCAGTTATTACAGCTTGCCAGTGCCCGCTCTCCTGCCAATTCTTGTAAGAGTGCCAGTGGCCCACAGGCTGATATGAAGCAATTTTATCAGCGAGTAGACAGTCAGGTGCCTTCTGCTTGGTGCGCGGGGTTGTTGCGCCCACAAATATACGTGTCGCAGGGGTTAGTGGAAAAGTTGACGGATAATCAGCTTAACTTGGTGCTGTTGCATGAGTTTAATCACGTACGCCAATTAGACAATATTAAGCTAATGTGCGTGCGTTATTTTATGATCCTCTGGCCAAAGCGCTGGCGCACAGCCTATCGTCATGCCTTCATTAATGGCTTAGAACTGAGAAGCGATATGTTCGCTTTACACAATGCGGGGCATTGCGCTTCCCTTGACGATTTACCTCTATGCGTTTGCCAACAAGCAGGAGAGCAGGGCGCAAGCAGCGAAAGGCGCGAGCGGTTAAATCGGCTATTAACCCAGCCCCAAAATACGCTGATGCAGTATGCGGTAAGTTATATCTCTGTGTTTGTTTTTGGCATGATACTTACCTTGATTGCTGTTGCCGTGGGACACCCGCTTATGGAATTTCTATTGCAGTAATTTTCATGCTGTGTGGATCGGTGCTCGAGGTCGACGACAGTTAACGCCTTTTTTCGCAACTAAATCTTAACGCGCCTTTTAAGGTTCGAAATACGCAAAATACCCCATGCTTATCACCGCTATATGTGTTTATACTGAGGTATTAATCTTTAGTATAATCGGCACGTTTAAGTTGGTTGGATGGCGTTTATGTACACGGTGTTAGTTGTTGATGATTCACCCGATTCCTTAAGCTTAATTAACGATATCCTTGAAAAGGAAGGGATAAGCACACTTGTGGCATTAGAGGGTAGCCAAGCTATTACCATTGCTGAACAAATCAAACCAGACATCATTTTACTTGATGCCATGATGCCCAAATTAGATGGCTTCGAAACCTGTACACGGCTAAAACAAAACAGAGAATTACAGCACATTCCCGTTATCTTTATGACAGGCTTAACCGACTCTGAAAGCACGTTAAAGGGGCTAAATGCTGGTGGTGTGGACTACATTGTTAAGCCGGTCAATCCCGATGAACTGGTGGCGCGTATCAAAATTCACGCGAACAATGCGCAAATCACATCGAGTGCACAGCAAGCGTTAGATTCTATGGGGCAAAATTTATTTGCTGTTAATCAAGCAGGAGAACTGCTTTGGGCTACGCCTCAAACTCACGACTTTCTATCCAATATCCCCTTCGCCGATGATTGGTTTAACGACAGTTTAATCCCTGCGGTGAAGCATGTTTTGCTAACACCCGGGCAGCATGATGTTGTGCAACAGGTATCCTATGAAGGTGGCGAATGTGAACTGGCATTGGTGTCTCAACGGGAAAACGGAGACAGTATCTTTCGCGTTAATCACGCCGTAAAGGCCATGTCGGGCGAAGAAAAACTGAAAGCGACACTTAACTTAACCGGTCGAGAATCAGAAGTGCTTTACTGGTTATCCAATGGTAAAACCAATAAAGAAATTGCACAAATTCTCGATATTGGGCCGCGCACGGTGAATAAACATTTGGAGCAAGTATTCGCTAAGTTAGGGGTAGAAAATAGAACCACAGCCGCAGGGATAGCCATCCGTGCGCTGGCAGTGAACTAGCTTTGGCTATGTCACAGCGTCATTCCGTTGACCCGTTACAGCAGGCGTACTCGCATTTCGAAAAAGGAGACGTTCAACAGGCCCATAAAGGGTGTGTGTCTTTAATTCAAGCGGGCGAAAAGGTCGGCGAAGCGTATCATTTACTGGCGCAAATCAACGTTAGCATAGGGCAGCTGCATAAGGCGGCAGAACTCTGTAAACACGCCATTGCGCAAAAAAACCTAGTAGAGTTTCGTGTTCTATTGTGCCGGGTTTACGCGTTACTAGGCCAAACCGACGGTGTAATTGCCATTGCCAATACGGTGCAAGTTGATGAGATTCAAACGCCTATTCAGGCCGATACCCTAGGCGTAGCCTTATCTACGTGTAACGAACATGCTCGCGCGCTGGTGTACTTTTCTGCGGCGGTTAACGCCCCAAACCCTAAGCCAAGTTTTCTTTATAACTATGCGGTTTCAAGTAAGTTTTGTGGTGAACTTGAACAAGCAAAGAAAGCCCTTTGGCGAGTGCTAGATGATGAGCCAACCTATTACAAAGCGCATTTTGCGCTGTCTGAATTGACAAAAGGCGATGAAATACGCCGTCACTTAGCACAATTAAAGCAAAAGCTAGATAATGATGCGCAACCGTTAGAAGCGCGGCTGCATTTAAGCCACAGCCTAGCGCGGGAATTAGAGAAACAACAGGATTATACCCAAGCCTTTGACGTATTAACTCAGGCAAAGCAAGAGAAGCAGAAGCACCTTCCTTACGACGCGTCGGCCGACCGGGAGGTTTTTGCTTATTTACAAGCAGCCTTTGCGTCAAATGGGCATATTTCGCCTTCGTCACCTTCTTCACAAAGCACGACTCGACCCATTTTTGTCGTAGGCATGCCGCGTTCTGGCACAACCTTGGTAGAACGCATTTTAAGTAGCCATCAGCAGGTCAGTTCCGGTGGTGAATTACAGGATTTCAGTACCCTGTTAAAGCAGATGTCGGGCAGCCAAAGCCTTAATGTTTTAGACGTCACCACGTTAAAACAGGCGGAAAGTATCGACTACAATAAGCTTGCGCAGGCATACCTTGCGCGAACACAGCACATAGGTAATAGCGCCCACTTCGTCGATAAGCTCCCATTCAATTTTTTCTATCTTCCGTATATTCGCCGTGCTTTTCCCAACGCAAAAATTATTTGCTTACAGCGAAACCCAATGGACACCTGTGTGGGGAACTTCCGCCAGTTATTTAGTATCCACAACCCACATTATCATTACACCCACAGTCTACTTTCCTGTGCGTCTTTCTACCGCCAATGCATGAATTGGGTAGAGCACTGGCAGGCAATAGAAGGTGAGAATTTTATGTTGCTGAACTACGAAGCCTTGGTGACTCATCCAAGACAGCACATTGCTGACTTGCTCAAGTTTTGTGAATTATCGTGGGACGAAAATTGTTTACACATGCAAGGGAACACTGCGCCTGTGTCAACGGCCAGCAAAATGCAGGTGAAAATGCCCATCAACCAGCAGTGGATAGGTCGTTGGCAACGTTACAAGCCCCACACCAATGCCTTAGAGGCAGTCTTTCAGCAATAAGTTAAATTCGGCGTCATTTAATTAACAAATCTTTAACTATCTGATTTGGCAGAAAAAGTGCGTTAAATGACGTAGTCGGAATAGGAATAATGCCAGTACTCGTTGCAACCTAGCAAGCCCATAATAATCCTGCAAATAAAATAAGAACCCATCGCAAATTGATCATCCAATGCAGCGTCCAGCAGTTATCTGCATGTCAAACGAGGGTAAAGTTCACAGGCAATTACGAGTACACCACTATGAAAAGCATTGAACGAAATAAAAAGAATCGCATAGCTGCAGCAATCACCGCCGCATTAGTACCAATGGCATCGGCCATCGTTGCGCCAGGGGTAGCGGCACAAGAAGTGAATGACGCTGAAAAAGCTGTTGCTCTAGAAACCATAGAAGTCACGGCAACGCGACGGGCAGGGTCATTGCAAGAAGTCCCTATTAATATTTCTGCCGTTACAAACGACTTAATGGAGCAACAAGATTTAGAAGAACTCGAAGATATTGCACGTTGGGTACCTGGTTTAACGGTAAACGATCAAGGTGGACGTTCAGAATCGCCTATTATTGTTCGCGGCCTTAACACCAATTCATCTGGCCCAGGTTCAAATGGCGGCACAGTCGCAACCTACGTGGGCGAAATTCCGTTGTTCATGAATTTACGCTTACTTGATATCGACAGAGTAGAGGTTTTGATTGGGCCACAAGGTACCTTGTATGGTGCGGGAACACTTGGTGGCGCAATACGTTATATCCCTAAAAAAGTAGATTTAGACTTCGTTTCAGGATCGGTGAATGGTGACCTATATCAAACCAATGAAAGCGAGAGCATGGGGGGAGAGGCTGGATTTGTATTTAATGCGCCTATTATGGAAGGTACCCTTGGTTTTCGTGCTGCTTTTAACTATTCAGATGACCCAGGATTCATCGACTACGATTATTTAGTGCGTGAGTCTGGCACCTCATTGCCGGACCCAGATTTTACCGATCAAGCTGAAGTGGATGCGAACCTTTATAGCGTTGAAGATGGAAACACCTTCGAGCAAACAGCGGCAAAAGTACAGTTACGCTGGGTGCCCACAGATTGGCTAGATACTACACTTTCCTATTTCTACCAAAAAGATGATATTGGTGCTCGTTCTACCGTGCACTATCAGTCTTTGGGTGATGAAAACCCCATCGGAGATTTAGTGGGAAAATATGACGCCGCCTATCGTTTTCTTGAACCCATGGAGCGTGAAAACGAGTTGTTAAGTTTAGAAGTGGAAGCCGACTTAGGCTTCGCTACCTTGGTTTCTGCTACCGGTTCATCTAAGACCACCCGTGATTCTAATTCAGACGTTACCGATTTATTGATTCGTTTAAATTTTGGTTATGAAGAGTTCCCCGCATTTTCAGGGTTAACAACCAGCACCAGTGAAGACGAAAATTTAACTCAAGAACTTCGTTTAGTGAGTAATAGCGACGGCCCGTTAAGCTGGATAGTGGGCGCTTATTACAACAAGAACGACTACAACCGTAACTACAGGGAAGAAGTGGAGGGGTTTGATGAGTTCGCTATTGAAACCTGGGGCGCCACAGGGCCACTTCGTCCAGACAGTATTGAGTACATTTCTTATGGTATCGACCAAATAAAAGAACAAGCATTCTTTGGTGAGATTAGCTATGCGTTCAATGACAAACTGGATATTACCCTAGGCTTACGTCAATACAAATACGAAGTAGAAACCGAATCAGATACTGACCTACCTCTCTACTATACGGTTTTTACAGGCCGAGATCCCGACTCTATCCTTTTTGAGCCGAATACAGCGGAAGGCGATGATGATGGAAATTTATTTAAATTCAACGCCAGTTATGCATTTTCGTCAGACGTGATGGGATATGTCACTGTAAGTGAAGGGTTTAGAATTGGCGGTGTTAACGCCGTAGCAGCCTGTCCGCCTAATGTTGATGATATTACCAATCAGCTTATCTGTGCATTACCTGACGAGGCCATGTACGACGCAGATACCACAACAAACTATGAAGCTGGTATAAAAACATCATGGTTTAAAAGTCGCTTTACTTTCAACGTTGCAGCCTTCAACGTTGACTGGGAAGATCCTCAAGTGTCGGGTATAACCGAAAATGGTGCTGTGGGTATTCTCACCAATGCTAAAGGGGCAAATGCGAAAGGGGTGGAAATCAGTTCTCGCGCTACGTTAAGCGACGACCTTACGATGTATGCTGCCTATTCTTACGCAAAAACCGAGATGACCGACGATGCATTTGGAATATTCGGGAGTACAGGTGACACTGTGTACGAGGGAGATAGACTGCCAGGCTCTCCTGAGCACCAAATTTCAATTGGCCTGAATTACACCACTGAATTGTGGAACCGCCTGCTAGATCTTAGTTATGGCTTTACTGCACAAAGTGACGTGTACTCTACGTTAGGTTTGCGTAATTATGGTGAAGAATTACCGGGATATGGGTTGAGTAATATCAGCGCCAAGCTGTCTGATGAAGCGTGGAGCGTTACCTTTTATGTAAACAACCTGTTCGATAAATATGCCTTTACCTCTGCTTCACGGAATTGGGGTGATATTGAATACGGTAACCGAGGTAGTGACCTACAGCGAAGCTATGCACACTATATTTTAACGCCTCGTACAGTAGGTCTTAAATTTAGCTACCAGTTTGGAATGTAGTGATTGTGGAATGAAACAATACGGCTCAGCGTTTAGCTGAGCCCAAATAATAAATGTAAGGAAAGCAAAGTGATTACACGTTCTCGTATTCTTGGCGCAGTGTTAAGCGGTTTACTTATGTGTTCGCTAGGGGCATCTGTGTATGCGGAAGATACCGACACGCCCATGCCTGATAGCTTTAAAGAAAAAACCAAAGGCATATCCGAAGAAAAACTAGAAATCTTGGACTCGCCTCTCCCTACCATGTTGTTAGGTACCATGGAGCGTTTTTATAAGTCGATGGAAGGAAAGTCGGCTGAAGAAATTGAAGCGTACCTCGACGGAATGATTGAGGTGGCGGAAGCGGGAAAATTTAACCCGGAAACAGACATGGCGTCTATTCCGCTTAATACCGAAGCAAAAGGGTTTAACGGGTGGAAAGCGAAGCGCCCTAAAAGCCTCAACCCAGAAAGAGAGCCAGGTCCCATTCATTTAAGCCGTTATATGAGTAGTCGTTCTGGTGGCGTAAAAACCTTCGCCAACGCGCCCCTTGCCATTTATCCTGAAGACTTAATTGCCGGCAATGTGGATATCGCTATAGTGGGTGCCCCACTAGATATGGGTTCTTATTATCGTGGGCAAAAGTTCGGCCCTCAAGCCATGCGTAATGAGTATGGTGCAGGTGGGATTGATATGAGCACTATGGTGAACCCTAGCAAGGTACTGAGTATCGTGGATTATGGTGATATTGCTATTGATAACATGAGCACCGAACTTTCGGTACAGCATGTGCGCGAACGAGTCAGAGAAATTGCTGAAACTGGCACCATGCCTTTTATTGTGGGCGGCGATCACAGCTTAGAGTACCCGGACATTGCTGCGTTAGCGGATGTGCATGGTAAGGGAAGCTTTGGCGTGGTTCACTTCGATTCGCACTATGATGCGGGTAAAAACCAAGCGCACTGGTTAACGCACGGGCAACCGGTTTACCGAGCGGTAAAAGAAGGGCATGTAAAACCAGAAAACTTCATTCAAATTGGTTTGCGTGGGCCTTGGCCTGGTCCAGAAGGCTTCGAATGGATGCGTAATAACGGTATGCGTTATCACACCATGGCAGAAGTAGAGAAAAAAGGTTGGAAGCAGGTGATGGACACGGCGCTTAAAGAAGCCCGTGAAAATGTAGATAAACTCTATATCTCATTTGACGTGGATGTTATCGACCCTGCCTTTATACCGGGTACCGGTACGCCAGTACCTGGCGGCTTAACCATGCGTGAAGCCATTCCTATCGTGCGAGGCTTATGCGCACAAAACGATATTATTGGGTTTGAAATTGTAGAGCTCGACCCCTTGTTAGATCCAACCTATCGTTCAGCGCTTAATTCAAACTTTATTCTTCATGCGTGTTTAACCGGCGTGGCAATGCGAAAAGAAGGCATAGAAGACCCGTATTACCTTTCTGATTTAACCACAGAACATAGGCAACCAGAAGCCGGTGAAAAAGCACGGAAAGAAGGGCTTAGGGAGGAAGTCGACCCTAACTACGCCAAGCCGAAGAACTAGGTATAAAACAGTGAAAAGCCGGTTGCATCAATGACCGGCTTTTTTGCCAAAAAGAATAAGAAAGCAGGTGCAGTACATATGTTGAAGGTATTAATTCGTGATCCACTGGTGATGTTTTTAGGCTTAGGGGTCATTGTTTTTGGCCTTTATTACGGCCTTGAAAACGATGATAGTGATGCCGTTGAACTGAGTGAATCGAATAGAAACGTATTTGCTGAGCAATTTGAATTACTGACCGGTCGCCAAGCCACGCAAGCCGACTTAGCAAAAATTGAAGACGACTATATTCGCGAAGAAGTACTTTTTCGTGAAGCTATTGATGCAGGTATGCACCTGATTGACCCCGAAGTTCGCGAAAAACTGGTTCAGGAAATGCGTTACCAGATAACCGGCTATTTACCTGACCCAGACGAAGCTAAATTAGTGGCATATTATCTTAAGCATATAGACCGCTACTACGTAGAACCCACCTACAGCTTTCAGCATGTATTTTTTGAACAGCTTCCCGATAACAGTGAGGAAATTTTAGCAAAACTCACCCGTGGCGAGGAAGTGAAAGGGGATGAGTTCTGGCGTGGCAGATTAATGCCTGCCTATGGTGTAAGCATGATAAGAGGCATGTTCGGCAAAGCTTTTTTAGACACCATGGATAAGCATGCCTTTAGTGAATGGTATGGCCCTCAGGAATCACTTTTAGGGTGGCATTTTGTCAAGGTTACGCATTCAACGCCTCGATCGCCACTCACCTTTGACGAAGCAAAAATGCAGGTGACGAACGACTACGTGGTAGACCGGCTCGATAGTGCAGTGAAAGACTACATTGATGATTTAGGCGACAAATACCGCATTATTAAGCACGTTAAGGAGTAGCCACATGCTAAGAAATACAGCCATTTTTGTGTGCTTATTGTTTTGCGTGTTTCCGTTAAATGCGGATGTATTTTCGGCGGCAGAATTAAGATTATCCGATGGCGAAATGGAAAATACCTACCAATTTACCGCGCAGCTTCCTACCTCGCTTGCCAGCAGTAAAACCCTTCAGTTGCCCAGCTACTGCCAGGTAGAAACGGTAAATCAGCAACGGTTAGGCAGCAACACGATACTGAGTTATGAATTTGCCTGTACGGACGAACTCGGTGACGGCGCTGAAATTATTACGCCATGGTATTTAGACGGCGCCAATTTAAGAGTGAATACGCAATCGAGCAACTTTAGCCTTACCCTTAAGCGTTCATTGAATACCATGGTGGTGCCCATGGTACAGCCCGGCGCACTGACGTTATCGAAGGGGCAAACCATTAAACGGTATTTGTGGCAAGGTATGCTGCATATTTGGTTTGGATGGGACCACCTCGCTTTTGTGCTTTGCCTATGTTTATTGGCCCGTGGTTATAAACTATTGGGGCTAGTGAGTACATTTACGCTTGCCCACTCTCTTACCCTTGCTCTGTCTTATTTTGAACTTGTCACCCTTCCTATTGCGCCCGTTGAAGTATTAATTGCCTTGTCAATTTGCTTAATGGCGCGCGAAGCAATTCTATGCAATCGAAACGCAAGAAAGGTAGCAATGACAGCCAGTTTGGGCGTTGTCGCCCTATTCGGTTTAATCCACGGGTTGGGTTTTGCTAGTGCGTTAGGCGAGCTAGGGGTACCGCAAAATGAAATTACATTGGCACTCTTGTTTTTTAATATTGGGGTGGAAGTCGGCCAGGTGGTGTTTATTGGTGTTATCTACGCGGTTGGCGCGTTGTTCACCAAAACCCCGTACGCCGACCAGATGCGTTACAGCGTGTTAATGGGAGTAGGTACCCTGGGCATGTTTTGGGTTATTGAACGCATTAATGGTTTTGGTGGGGGGATTATTTAACCTGTCTTCAAGAGACGGTTAAAGCACCATTAATCAGCCTGATATAGAAAGGGAGAGATGGGGTATTTAACTGGGGGATATGACTTATTGTTTGGTATTTAAGCGACTTTTATAGTGGTACTACGTTCACTTTTAACGTCCTTAATAATGAAATTAAAAACTCTTCTACTCGCTACCAGTTGGGCAGCGTTATCTTCTTTCTCGGTGCAAGCGCTTCAAGAAACTGCCGAGAAAGAGGAGGTGCAATCACCTCCTTCGCTGCCCGGTGAGGTTCATTCAAAAATAGATTCCGCCACGCCAGGCCTTATGCCTGTTAAGCCATTAAAAGACGTACCCGAGGATATTCTTGCGTTACTTGATGCATTGCCCGAAGCCAAGCGAGAGTTTGTGCTTAGTGGAAAAGGCGCGAGCGTACTTAAACCCG is from Alteromonas australica and encodes:
- a CDS encoding peptidyl-prolyl cis-trans isomerase translates to MLKVLIRDPLVMFLGLGVIVFGLYYGLENDDSDAVELSESNRNVFAEQFELLTGRQATQADLAKIEDDYIREEVLFREAIDAGMHLIDPEVREKLVQEMRYQITGYLPDPDEAKLVAYYLKHIDRYYVEPTYSFQHVFFEQLPDNSEEILAKLTRGEEVKGDEFWRGRLMPAYGVSMIRGMFGKAFLDTMDKHAFSEWYGPQESLLGWHFVKVTHSTPRSPLTFDEAKMQVTNDYVVDRLDSAVKDYIDDLGDKYRIIKHVKE
- a CDS encoding HupE/UreJ family protein, with amino-acid sequence MLRNTAIFVCLLFCVFPLNADVFSAAELRLSDGEMENTYQFTAQLPTSLASSKTLQLPSYCQVETVNQQRLGSNTILSYEFACTDELGDGAEIITPWYLDGANLRVNTQSSNFSLTLKRSLNTMVVPMVQPGALTLSKGQTIKRYLWQGMLHIWFGWDHLAFVLCLCLLARGYKLLGLVSTFTLAHSLTLALSYFELVTLPIAPVEVLIALSICLMAREAILCNRNARKVAMTASLGVVALFGLIHGLGFASALGELGVPQNEITLALLFFNIGVEVGQVVFIGVIYAVGALFTKTPYADQMRYSVLMGVGTLGMFWVIERINGFGGGII